A genomic region of Antennarius striatus isolate MH-2024 chromosome 2, ASM4005453v1, whole genome shotgun sequence contains the following coding sequences:
- the rgs19 gene encoding regulator of G-protein signaling 19 isoform X3 — protein sequence MTDVLYTGPVPGEGGGELAMGGGLSENPALVGGRGGRSMATTQNSQRPNACCFCWCCCCSCSWNEEERRRRSRRKRLSQDTKMELIPNCEACTKPSVEEVSVWSQSFDKLMRNPAGRNVFREFLRTEYSEENMLFWLACEDLKREVSKSIIEEKARSIYEDYISILSPKEVSLDSRVREMINRRMEEPTSHAFEDAQLQIYTLMHRDSYPRFLSSSIYKSLIRGGSRTSSES from the exons ATGACGGACGTTCTG TACACCGGTCCGGTCCCGGGCGAGGGAGGGGGCGAGCTGGCCATGGGGGGAGGTCTCAGCGAGAACCCGGCGCTGGTTGGCGGCCGCGGCGGCCGAAGCATGGCCACCACCCAGAATTCCCAGCGGCCCAACGCCTGCTGCttctgctggtgctgctgctgcagctgctcctg GAACGAAGAGGAGCGGCGGAGGCgaagcaggaggaagagatTATCGCAGGACACCAAGATGGAACTCATACCAAACTGTGAAGCTTG CACCAAACCCTCGGTGGAGGAGGTCTCTGTGTGGTCTCAGTCCTTTGACAAGCTGATGAGGAACCCGGCGGGGAGGAATGTTTTTCGGGAATTCTTGCGGACTGAGTACAGCGAGGAGAACATGTTGTTCTGGCTCGCCTGCGAAGACCTAAAACGGGAAGTCAGCAAGAGCATCATTGAGGAGAAGGCCCGCTCCATCTACGAGGACTACATTTCCATATTGTCGCCCAAAGAG gtgaGCCTGGACTCGCGGGTTCGAGAGATGATCAACCGGAGGATGGAGGAGCCCACGTCTCACGCCTTCGAGGACGCCCAGCTGCAGATCTACACGCTGATGCACAGGGACTCCTACCCACGATTCCTCTCCTCCAGCATCTACAAGTCGCTGATTCGCGGCGGCTCGCGCACCTCCTCCGAGTCCTAG
- the rgs19 gene encoding regulator of G-protein signaling 19 isoform X4, which yields MGGGLSENPALVGGRGGRSMATTQNSQRPNACCFCWCCCCSCSWNEEERRRRSRRKRLSQDTKMELIPNCEACTKPSVEEVSVWSQSFDKLMRNPAGRNVFREFLRTEYSEENMLFWLACEDLKREVSKSIIEEKARSIYEDYISILSPKEVSLDSRVREMINRRMEEPTSHAFEDAQLQIYTLMHRDSYPRFLSSSIYKSLIRGGSRTSSES from the exons ATGGGGGGAGGTCTCAGCGAGAACCCGGCGCTGGTTGGCGGCCGCGGCGGCCGAAGCATGGCCACCACCCAGAATTCCCAGCGGCCCAACGCCTGCTGCttctgctggtgctgctgctgcagctgctcctg GAACGAAGAGGAGCGGCGGAGGCgaagcaggaggaagagatTATCGCAGGACACCAAGATGGAACTCATACCAAACTGTGAAGCTTG CACCAAACCCTCGGTGGAGGAGGTCTCTGTGTGGTCTCAGTCCTTTGACAAGCTGATGAGGAACCCGGCGGGGAGGAATGTTTTTCGGGAATTCTTGCGGACTGAGTACAGCGAGGAGAACATGTTGTTCTGGCTCGCCTGCGAAGACCTAAAACGGGAAGTCAGCAAGAGCATCATTGAGGAGAAGGCCCGCTCCATCTACGAGGACTACATTTCCATATTGTCGCCCAAAGAG gtgaGCCTGGACTCGCGGGTTCGAGAGATGATCAACCGGAGGATGGAGGAGCCCACGTCTCACGCCTTCGAGGACGCCCAGCTGCAGATCTACACGCTGATGCACAGGGACTCCTACCCACGATTCCTCTCCTCCAGCATCTACAAGTCGCTGATTCGCGGCGGCTCGCGCACCTCCTCCGAGTCCTAG
- the rgs19 gene encoding regulator of G-protein signaling 19 isoform X1 codes for MAPPQKIQHPSEWYLAKEMEYTGPVPGEGGGELAMGGGLSENPALVGGRGGRSMATTQNSQRPNACCFCWCCCCSCSWNEEERRRRSRRKRLSQDTKMELIPNCEACTKPSVEEVSVWSQSFDKLMRNPAGRNVFREFLRTEYSEENMLFWLACEDLKREVSKSIIEEKARSIYEDYISILSPKEVSLDSRVREMINRRMEEPTSHAFEDAQLQIYTLMHRDSYPRFLSSSIYKSLIRGGSRTSSES; via the exons ATGGCCCCACCCCAGAAGATCCAGCACCCATCTGAATGGTATCTGGCCAAAGAGATGGAG TACACCGGTCCGGTCCCGGGCGAGGGAGGGGGCGAGCTGGCCATGGGGGGAGGTCTCAGCGAGAACCCGGCGCTGGTTGGCGGCCGCGGCGGCCGAAGCATGGCCACCACCCAGAATTCCCAGCGGCCCAACGCCTGCTGCttctgctggtgctgctgctgcagctgctcctg GAACGAAGAGGAGCGGCGGAGGCgaagcaggaggaagagatTATCGCAGGACACCAAGATGGAACTCATACCAAACTGTGAAGCTTG CACCAAACCCTCGGTGGAGGAGGTCTCTGTGTGGTCTCAGTCCTTTGACAAGCTGATGAGGAACCCGGCGGGGAGGAATGTTTTTCGGGAATTCTTGCGGACTGAGTACAGCGAGGAGAACATGTTGTTCTGGCTCGCCTGCGAAGACCTAAAACGGGAAGTCAGCAAGAGCATCATTGAGGAGAAGGCCCGCTCCATCTACGAGGACTACATTTCCATATTGTCGCCCAAAGAG gtgaGCCTGGACTCGCGGGTTCGAGAGATGATCAACCGGAGGATGGAGGAGCCCACGTCTCACGCCTTCGAGGACGCCCAGCTGCAGATCTACACGCTGATGCACAGGGACTCCTACCCACGATTCCTCTCCTCCAGCATCTACAAGTCGCTGATTCGCGGCGGCTCGCGCACCTCCTCCGAGTCCTAG
- the tcea2 gene encoding transcription elongation factor A protein 2, protein MEKNRDVEHIAKKLDKMVHKKNTDGALDLLRELKNIKMSLETLQSTRVGMSVNAVRKQSSEEEVQTLAKTLIKTWKKLLDGSEEKKKEGGSPVRSSSTSKDSGNEKSCKKMEELPPPPSLPPQVTSFPPAPVTTDNVRNKCRELLVAALQTDDDHRTTGVDCQHLAAQIEEEIFQEFKSTDIKYKTRLRSRISNLKDQKNPDLRRNVLCGSISPQRIASMTAEEMASAELKQIREALTKESIREHQLSKVSGTETDMFICNKCHGKSCTYTQVQTRSADEPMTTFVLCNSCGNRWKVNRE, encoded by the exons ATGGAGAAGAACCGGGACGTGGAGCACATCGCCAAAAAGCTGGACAAAATGGTCCACAAGAAAAACACG gacGGCGCTCTGGACCTGCTGAGGGAGCTGAAGAACATCAAGATGTCTCTGGAGACCCTGCAG TCCACCAGAGTGGGGATGTCTGTGAACGCCGTGAGGAAGCAGAGTTCAGAAGAAGAAGTTCAGACTCTGGCGAAAACGCTCATCAAGACCTGGAAGAAACTGCtag atggatcagaggagaagaagaaagaggggGGGTCACCTGTGAGGTCATCGTCCACGTCTAAGGACTCCGGCAACGAGAAAAG CTGTAAGAAGATGGAGGAGTTGCCCCCTCCCCCAAGCCTCCCCCCTCAGGTCACTTCCTTCCCCCCGGCCCCCGTCACCACGGACAACGTGAGGAACAAATGCAGAGAGCTGCTGGTGGCGGCGCTGCAGACGGACG acgACCACCGGACCACCGGAGTCGACTGCCAGCATCTGGCAGCTCAGATTGAAGAGG AGATCTTCCAGGAGTTCAAATCGACggatattaaatataaaactcGTCTCCGGAGCCGCATCTCCAACCTGAAGGACCAGAAGAACCCGGACCTGCGGCGGAACGTCCTGTGTGGGAGCATCTCGCCACAGCGCATCGCCAGCATGACCGCCGAG GAAATGGCGAGCGCCGAGCTGAAGCAGATCAGAGAAGCCCTGACCAAAGAGTCCATCAGAGAGCATCAGCTATCTAAGGTCAGCGGCACCGAGACGGACATGTTCATCTGCAACAAGTGTCACGGGAAGAgctgcacatacacacag GTACAGACCCGCAGCGCCGACGAACCCATGACCACCTTCGTCTTGTGTAACAGCTGTGGGAACCGGTGGAAGGTGAACAGAGAATAA
- the rgs19 gene encoding regulator of G-protein signaling 19 isoform X2, producing MCLRKRSGYRPPDLLNAKIYTGPVPGEGGGELAMGGGLSENPALVGGRGGRSMATTQNSQRPNACCFCWCCCCSCSWNEEERRRRSRRKRLSQDTKMELIPNCEACTKPSVEEVSVWSQSFDKLMRNPAGRNVFREFLRTEYSEENMLFWLACEDLKREVSKSIIEEKARSIYEDYISILSPKEVSLDSRVREMINRRMEEPTSHAFEDAQLQIYTLMHRDSYPRFLSSSIYKSLIRGGSRTSSES from the exons ATGTGCCTCCGAAAGCGCAGCGGATACCGCCCTCCGGACCTCCTTAATGCCAAGATC TACACCGGTCCGGTCCCGGGCGAGGGAGGGGGCGAGCTGGCCATGGGGGGAGGTCTCAGCGAGAACCCGGCGCTGGTTGGCGGCCGCGGCGGCCGAAGCATGGCCACCACCCAGAATTCCCAGCGGCCCAACGCCTGCTGCttctgctggtgctgctgctgcagctgctcctg GAACGAAGAGGAGCGGCGGAGGCgaagcaggaggaagagatTATCGCAGGACACCAAGATGGAACTCATACCAAACTGTGAAGCTTG CACCAAACCCTCGGTGGAGGAGGTCTCTGTGTGGTCTCAGTCCTTTGACAAGCTGATGAGGAACCCGGCGGGGAGGAATGTTTTTCGGGAATTCTTGCGGACTGAGTACAGCGAGGAGAACATGTTGTTCTGGCTCGCCTGCGAAGACCTAAAACGGGAAGTCAGCAAGAGCATCATTGAGGAGAAGGCCCGCTCCATCTACGAGGACTACATTTCCATATTGTCGCCCAAAGAG gtgaGCCTGGACTCGCGGGTTCGAGAGATGATCAACCGGAGGATGGAGGAGCCCACGTCTCACGCCTTCGAGGACGCCCAGCTGCAGATCTACACGCTGATGCACAGGGACTCCTACCCACGATTCCTCTCCTCCAGCATCTACAAGTCGCTGATTCGCGGCGGCTCGCGCACCTCCTCCGAGTCCTAG